The following are from one region of the Salvia splendens isolate huo1 chromosome 2, SspV2, whole genome shotgun sequence genome:
- the LOC121792737 gene encoding probable LRR receptor-like serine/threonine-protein kinase At2g16250 — MAAELEISLLFTALMLLNSAAATAVAQPLPRPVERRALLDLRSSLGISAKSWHKKANPCLNWTGIECRNGHVVAIKLSGLRRSNDGKVNPRFAVDSLQNFPFLSTFNSSRFFLAVPIPVWLGTNLSNLRVLDLSSSSISGSIPLSLGSLSSLRWLNLSNNSITGSIPIALEKLQSLTVLDLSQNSLTGQIPKDISSLRNLTILDLSLNYLSGAIPLDLDLLSKLKQLNLSRNSLRSSIPSHLANLSEMEELDLGFNSLSGELPQELGELRSLKYLDVSRNNLTGAFPNWAASFNAATAAVFNFSGNLFYGNVSSGFGDALVDLSSNYFGGEAPPSERRFRLSNNCFLSRERQREFEKCSEFYKDVGIPYGSNGGMPPPPPLVEPMKRRRSKLVYVMIGIFGGIGLVFISVTALLLLLRSRRTRIGDVEQPHKFVADSSGLGKAFTYEELLVATGSFSSENLIKEGHSGSLFRARLDGGELVVVKKVDLHLIRQELSVAEMELFVKAAHHRLVPLAGHCLDYENVKFLVYKYMPNGDLSNALYRLANSEEEGLQSLDWITRLKIAIGAAEALAYLHNECSPPLVHRDVQASSILLDDKYEVRLGSFSEACTSAGQGSCSNTCAYDVYCLGKVLLELVTGNLGISKMSDADAQQWLDRNLPFISIYDKEMVNKIMDPSLIVDEDLLEEVWAVAVVAKSCLNPKASRRPSMRHVVRALENPFKVVRDENFSSGRRLSRQSWTAVLFGSWNHSSSDSSNVSSQTSKEGLRWAKGAGSRGSGTNQHSSSHKRSSSEVFPQPLEMEDVESGN, encoded by the exons ATGGCAGCAGAGCTCGAGATTTCGCTTTTATTTACAGCACTCATGCTGCTCAACTCCGCGGCGGCGACGGCTGTGGCTCAGCCCCTTCCGCGGCCGGTGGAGCGGCGGGCATTGCTAGATCTCCGCTCCTCTCTCGGAATCTCAGCGAAGAGCTGGCACAAGAAGGCGAATCCATGCCTCAATTGGACAGGAATCGAGTGCCGAAACGGTCACGTAGTCGCGATTAAATTATCAGGTTTGAGGAGAAGTAATGATGGGAAAGTAAATCCACGGTTTGCTGTTGATTCGTTGCAGAATTTTCCTTTCTTATCGACGTTCAATTCATCTAGGTTTTTTCTAGCTGTGCCGATTCCGGTCTGGTTAGGCACAAACCTGAGCAATCTCCGAGTTCTCGATCTTAGCTCAAGCTCGATTTCTGGCTCAATCCCGTTGTCTCTCGGGAGTTTGAGCAGCCTTAGATGGTTGAATTTGTCCAACAATTCAATCACCGGCAGCATTCCGATTGCATTGGAGAAGCTGCAGTCATTGACAGTTCTTGATCTCTCACAGAATTCATTAACAGGGCAGATTCCCAAAGATATTTCATCTCTTCGGAATCTCACCATTCTTGACCTATCGTTGAATTATTTATCCGGTGCGATTCCACTTGACCTCGATTTGCTTTCAAAGCTTAAGCAGCTGAATTTGAGCAGGAACAGCCTACGCTCATCGATTCCCTCTCACCTTGCAAATCTGTCGGAGATGGAGGAGCTTGATCTCGGATTCAATTCACTAAGCGGGGAGCTGCCACAGGAACTGGGAGAGCTGAGGAGCTTGAAGTATCTAGATGTTTCTAGAAACAATCTCACCGGCGCCTTCCCAAACTGGGCAGCTTCCTTCAATGCCGCCACTGCTGCAGTCTTCAACTTCTCTGGCAATCTCTTCTATGGAAATGTAAGCTCGGGGTTTGGAGATGCTCTTGTTGATCTATCAAGCAACTACTTTGGAGGGGAAGCGCCTCCTAGTGAGAGGCGCTTCCGCCTCTCGAATAATTGCTTTTTGAGCAGGGAAAGGCAGAGGGAGTTTGAGAAATGCTCAGAGTTTTACAAGGATGTAGGTATACCCTATGGAAGTAATGGTGGAatgccaccaccacctccattGGTTGAACCAATGAAGAGGAGGAGAAGTAAGCTGGTTTATGTCATGATTGGGATTTTTGGTGGGATTGGTTTAGTCTTCATATCTGTGACAGCATTGCTGCTGCTTCTGAGATCACGAAGAACCCGGATTGGAGATGTTGAGCAGCCTCACAAGTTCGTTGCTGACTCTTCTGGTTTGGGAAAGGCGTTCACTTATGAGGAGCTGCTCGTGGCAACGGGCAGTTTCAGCAGTGAGAACTTGATAAAGGAGGGGCACTCGGGGAGCCTGTTTCGTGCAAGGCTGGATGGAGGAGAGCTTGTGGTTGTGAAGAAAGTGGATCTACATTTGATCAGACAAGAGTTGTCTGTGGCGGAGATGGAACTTTTTGTGAAGGCGGCGCACCATAGGCTCGTGCCTCTGGCAGGCCACTGCTTGGATTATGAGAATGTGAAGTTTCTGGTGTACAAATACATGCCAAATGGGGATTTGTCAAATGCTTTGTATAGGTTGGCGAACTCGGAAGAAGAAGGGCTGCAGTCGTTGGATTGGATCACGAGGCTGAAGATCGCGATAggagctgcagaggccttggcATACTTGCACAATGAGTGCAGTCCTCCTCTTGTTCACAG AGATGTTCAAGCTAGTAGCATCCTTCTTGACGACAAGTATGAGGTTCGTCTTGGGAGTTTCAGTGAAGCTTGCACTTCTGCTGGACAAG GATCATGCTCTAATACATGTGCCTACGATGTTTATTGTTTGGGAAAAGTGTTGCTTGAGCTTGTGACTGGGAATCTTGGGATCAGCAAAATGAGTGATGCTGATGCACAACAATGGCTGGACAGAAACTTACCATTCATCAGTATCTATGACAAAGAAATGGTGAATAAGATTATGGACCCATCTCTCATAGTAGACGAGGATCTGTTAGAGGAGGTGTGGGCCGTTGCGGTGGTGGCTAAGTCGTGCCTGAACCCGAAGGCCTCACGTCGCCCTTCAATGAGGCATGTGGTGAGGGCGCTAGAGAATCCGTTCAAGGTGGTGAGGGACGAGAATTTCAGCTCCGGAAGGCGCTTGTCTAGGCAGTCATGGACAGCTGTGTTGTTTGGGAGCTGGAATCATAGCTCCTCGGACAGCTCCAATGTGTCGAGCCAAACAAGCAAGGAGGGGCTGAGGTGGGCCAAGGGAGCCGGGTCTCGGGGTAGTGGGACGAACCAACATTCGTCTTCGCATAAAAGATCGTCGAGCGAGGTCTTCCCACAGCCACTGGAGATGGAAGATGTGGAGAGTGGCAACTGA